A genomic stretch from Xiphophorus maculatus strain JP 163 A chromosome 16, X_maculatus-5.0-male, whole genome shotgun sequence includes:
- the LOC106699743 gene encoding 5-hydroxytryptamine receptor 3A-like, with product MAALTLTLLALVGVSCSQASDCSYSALLNHLKLDETNSGLQIERPVKNWNTTTEVQLEITLGGILDVNEKLQTVTIHIYVEMHWTNEYLTWNSSEFCGINLLTIPVSMIWVPDIIIQEDASDSTNSQEDPLVSVFPNGTVGIVNRLQLTYICKFNLFRFPFDTQTCNITFSSLTYDESLLKLVKSTDDSILTKLSGLNMLTEGEWKLVNIKSISYTSFAQRSELVYQISLERKPFLYVVNLILPLLFLLVLDLASFFVSQSSGEKLGFQVTILLSVFVLLLILKDILPSTEESLPLMAIYCVSVFTLVWINVLETMLISPLKDIACCVGEERQHAEVVKVKEQEADNRNESAGVSGTDQPEETNSPLDLPGDGRQLKFIMDRTKPGQKTPETKKKSNRLRWVRIFDSVFFILYFATVVFSQVFLFSLWKFYV from the exons ATGGCAGCTCTGACTCTGACTCTTCTTGCTTTAGTCG GTGTTTCCTGCAGCCAGGCTTCAGATTGCTCCTATTCTGCTCTGCTGAATCACCTCAAGCTGGATGAGACAAATAGCGGTCTTCAGATTGAGCGTCCGGTGAAAAACTGGAACACAACCACAGAGGTTCAGCTGGAAATTACTCTGGGTGGCATTTTAGACGTG AATGAGAAGCTTCAAACTGTGACAATTCACATTTATGTCGAAAtg CATTGGACTAATGAATATCTGACCTGGAATTCCTCTGAGTTTTGTGGAATAAACCTGCTCACCATTCCAGTTTCGATGATCTGGGTTCCAGATATAATCATACAGGAGGA TGCCTCTGATAGTACAAATTCTCAAGAAGATCCTCTAGTCAGCGTGTTTCCGAACGGGACAGTCGGTATAGTCAACCGGCTTCAGCTGACCTACATTTGCAAGTTCAACCTCTTCAGATTCCCGTTTGACACCCAAACCTGCAACATCACATTTTCATCCCTGACTTATGACG AGTCTCTGTTGAAGCTGGTAAAATCCACCGACGACTCCATCCTGACGAAGCTGTCGGGTCTCAACATGCTGACTGAGGGGGAGTGGAAGCTGGTGAACATAAAAAGCATCAGTTACACGTCTTTCGCTCAGAGAAGTGAACTTGTTTACCAG atcTCCCTGGAGAGGAAGCCGTTTCTTTACGTCGTCAACTTGATTTTGCCcttgttgtttttgctggttCTGGATTTGGCCTCGTTCTTCGTCAGTCAGAGCAGCGGCGAGAAGCTTGGCTTCCAGGTGACGATACTGCTGTCCGTCTTCGTCCTTCTGCTGATTCTTAAAGATATTTTACCGTCCACTGAAGAGTCTCTGCCGCTGATGG CCATCTACTGTGTTTCAGTTTTCACCCTGGTGTGGATCAATGTGTTGGAGACGATGCTGATCAGCCCGTTAAAGGATATTGCCTGCTGTGTTGGTGAGGAACGCCAACATGCTGAGGTCGTCAAAGTGAAAGAACAGGAAGCTGATAACCGAAACG AGTCTGCAGGAGTTTCAGGAACAGACCAACCAGAGGAGACTAACTCTCCGCTGGATTTACCTGGTGATGGACGGCAGCTGAAATTCATCATGGACAGAACGAAACCCGGCCAAAAAAccccagaaacaaaaaaaaagtccaacaggCTTAGATGGGTTAGAATTTTTGACTCTGTGTTCTTCATCCTCTACTTTGCCACTGTTGTGTTTTcacaggtttttttatttagtctttgGAAATTTTACGTTTAG
- the LOC106700293 gene encoding 5-hydroxytryptamine receptor 3A-like, with protein sequence MIRPVKNWTTTTKVDLEMVLYGILGVDEKCQTVTVHIWVTKYWTNEFLRWNQSDFCGINEVSVPRAKLWIPEIVIQQDASNGDSVYEGPWAIVYPNGYMFTFFRQTLTFTCRFNLYKFPFDSQRCNITFVSIDTDVNSLVLGSAKNDSVLMVTSTQFMITQGEWGLKGIELVSGNITNGWRYHSTLSYIVTLERKPFLYVINFIIPLVYLLFLDLASFSISVDSGEKFGFKVTVLLSISVLLLILKDILPSTEVDLPVIANLCVAVFTLVWLSVLESMLVSFLLNLDPCCGKESKRIYMKKDIKVQKEADEENGQAKPEQSFFSLGKLGDVELLKLILEEVKAARQEAGSQKKPRCYRTVATIIDNLFFVGYLLTFAAFVVYIYVGWIDI encoded by the exons ATGATCCGACCAGTGAAAAACTGGACCACCACCACCAAAGTGGACCTGGAGATGGTGCTGTATGGCATTTTAGGGGTT GATGAGAAGTGCCAAACTGTCACAGTTCACATTTGGGTCACAAAG TATTGGACGAATGAATTTCTAAGGTGGAATCAATCCGACTTCTGCGGGATAAATGAAGTTTCTGTTCCCAGGGCAAAACTCTGGATCCCGGAAATAGTCATTCAACAAGa TGCCTCTAATGGTGACAGCGTCTATGAAGGTCCTTGGGCCATCGTGTATCCCAACGGTTATATGTTCACCTTCTTCCGCCAGACGCTGACCTTCACCTGCCGCTTCAACCTCTACAAATTCCCCTTTGATTCGCAACGTTGCAACATCACATTTGTATCCATAGACACTGACG TGAACAGCTTGGTCCTCGGATCAGCCAAAAACGACTCGGTTCTGATGGTCACGTCCACGCAGTTCATGATCACTCAGGGAGAATGGGGTCTGAAAGGCATCGAATTAGTCAGTGGTAACATAACCAACGGGTGGAGATATCACAGCACACTTTCTTACATT GTGACATTGGAGAGAAAACCGTTTCTTTATGTCATAAACTTCATCATCCCGCTGGTGTATTTACTGTTCCTGGATTTGGCTTCTTTCTCCATCTCTGTGGATTCGGGTGAAAAGTTTGGCTTTAAAGTGACTGTGCTCCTGTCCATCTCCGTCTTACTGCTGATTCTGAAGGACATTTTACCCTCGACAGAAGTAGACCTGCCGGTGATTG CCAACCTCTGCGTCGCAGTGTTCACCTTGGTGTGGCTCAGTGTGCTTGAATCCATGCTGGTGAGCTTCCTACTTAACCTGGATCCTTGTTGTGGTAAAGAAAGTAAGAGAATTTACATGAAAAAGGACATCAAAGTTCAGAAAG AGGCCGATGAAGAGAATGGACAAGCTAAACCAGAGCAGAGTTTTTTCTCTCTGGGTAAACTCGGTGATGTCGAGCTGCTGAAGCTGATCCTGGAGGAAGTGAAGGCCGCTCGACAGGAAGCTGGCAGTCAGAAGAAGCCCAGATGCTACCGAACGGTGGCCACAATCATTGATAATCTGTTCTTTGTTGGATATCTTTTGACTTTTGCTGCATTTGTGGTGTATATATATGTTGGATGGATtgatatttga